A portion of the Chloroflexaceae bacterium genome contains these proteins:
- a CDS encoding DUF1269 domain-containing protein, whose protein sequence is MSEAPVQVIVAAFSDQTSARAMMDDLKQGRKEGLIGIIDAAVVVKDENGKLKVIDSKRRSRRTTGLITGGVVGGLVGLLAGPVGWAALGGGAVGMLAGRLAGLPTRRAMEGIGEALTPGSSAIVAVIEHKWIPQIEEALVEAGASVLRSAIAADIRAQLEAGGNVLYTAMAGESGEGLARVAEGPEGVRVTGVIAGEEGIFIGDAQFTDEEPEAEGGETTGEKS, encoded by the coding sequence ATGAGCGAGGCTCCGGTGCAGGTGATCGTGGCGGCCTTCAGTGACCAGACCAGCGCCCGCGCGATGATGGACGACCTCAAGCAGGGGCGCAAGGAAGGGCTGATCGGGATCATTGACGCGGCGGTGGTAGTCAAAGACGAGAACGGCAAACTCAAGGTCATCGACTCGAAGCGGCGCAGCCGGCGCACCACCGGCCTGATCACTGGCGGGGTCGTGGGCGGCCTCGTGGGCCTGCTGGCCGGCCCGGTGGGCTGGGCGGCCCTGGGCGGCGGTGCGGTGGGCATGCTGGCGGGCCGCCTGGCGGGCCTGCCGACCAGACGCGCCATGGAGGGCATCGGCGAGGCGCTGACGCCGGGATCGTCGGCAATTGTGGCGGTGATCGAGCACAAGTGGATTCCGCAGATCGAGGAGGCGCTGGTCGAGGCCGGGGCGTCGGTGCTGCGCAGCGCCATCGCCGCCGACATCCGCGCGCAACTGGAGGCCGGCGGCAACGTGCTCTACACCGCCATGGCCGGGGAGTCTGGCGAGGGCCTTGCCCGAGTGGCCGAAGGCCCGGAGGGTGTGCGCGTCACCGGCGTGATCGCCGGCGAGGAGGGCATTTTCATCGGCGACGCCCAGTTCACCGACGAGGAGCCGGAAGCCGAAGGCGGCGAGACGACCGGGGAAAAATCGTAG
- a CDS encoding response regulator transcription factor, with amino-acid sequence MIRLISADAQAIFRAGIRQICSTFPDFEIVGEASRSADVLTLCERLRPDLVLLDGALPGALSLIAQMRQQYPKVSVIVLVDRVDETLLRHGLQLGIVGYLLKQIDAFDLVQAIRSAAGGLLTIDPDIAALAIVGQNENDLDQEELSEREQAVLSLLLQGISNNDIARRLQISSSTVKFHLRNIYSKLSKLGVRSRAEALAMIYGQRTVASPDASEPYPETLRRRSLALAV; translated from the coding sequence ATGATTCGACTGATCAGCGCCGACGCACAGGCGATTTTCCGGGCCGGCATCCGGCAGATCTGTTCTACCTTTCCCGACTTCGAGATCGTCGGTGAAGCAAGCCGCAGCGCCGATGTGCTGACACTCTGTGAGCGCCTGCGTCCTGATCTGGTATTGCTCGACGGCGCCTTGCCTGGCGCGCTTAGCCTTATTGCACAGATGCGCCAGCAGTATCCGAAGGTGAGCGTCATTGTTCTCGTTGACCGGGTAGATGAGACGCTGCTGCGTCACGGGCTGCAACTCGGCATCGTTGGGTACTTGCTGAAGCAGATTGACGCCTTCGACCTGGTACAGGCCATCAGGAGCGCCGCTGGCGGCCTGTTGACGATTGACCCCGACATCGCCGCACTGGCTATTGTCGGGCAAAATGAAAACGATCTCGATCAGGAGGAGTTGTCGGAGCGTGAACAGGCCGTCTTGAGCCTGCTGCTCCAGGGCATCTCCAACAATGACATTGCCCGGCGCTTGCAGATCAGTTCATCAACCGTAAAATTTCACCTCCGAAACATCTATAGCAAACTTAGCAAACTGGGGGTGCGCTCGCGAGCGGAGGCTCTGGCAATGATCTATGGGCAGCGAACTGTTGCGTCACCCGATGCTTCGGAACCCTACCCGGAAACGCTACGGCGCCGTTCGCTCGCGCTGGCGGTATAG
- the pepT gene encoding peptidase T encodes MNDSLKAELEERFLRYVRIDTTSDPASFTSPSTNRQFDLLNLLVEELRAIGARDVRLTDYGAVLATIPATTTVADPPTIAFLAHVDTAPAFNGAGVKPVVHRAYDGSDIRFPDNPDLVLSPRDYPYLAGKIGEDIVTASGTTLLGADDKAGVAIVMVMARHLLENSSIPHGPIRVCFTPDEEIGRGVHPNLPGDLQADVAYTLDGAHLGEVVYETFSADAARVRVQGVPIHPGWAKGKLVNALHLAARIVDMLPKTRLTPETTEGREGFLFVSDLHGNAAEATIEVALRDFELDGLRAHGELLQKICAVVQVSEPRAKITCTITPSYRNMRYWLEKDMRPVELAREACRQVGVEPFSVPVRGGTDGSRLTEMGVPTPNLFTGMQEIHGPLEWVSLQDMARATEMVIKLAELWSAQPRALPGATRAEPADWVG; translated from the coding sequence ATGAACGACAGCCTGAAAGCCGAACTCGAAGAGCGCTTCCTGCGCTATGTGCGCATTGACACCACCAGCGACCCCGCCTCCTTCACCTCACCCAGCACGAACCGGCAATTCGACCTGCTCAATCTCCTGGTGGAAGAGTTGCGGGCGATTGGCGCCCGGGACGTGCGCCTGACCGACTACGGAGCGGTGCTGGCGACCATTCCGGCCACGACAACGGTCGCCGATCCGCCCACCATCGCCTTCCTGGCCCACGTGGACACCGCGCCGGCCTTTAATGGCGCGGGCGTCAAGCCGGTGGTGCACCGGGCCTACGACGGCAGTGACATCCGCTTCCCCGATAACCCGGACCTGGTGCTCTCACCCAGAGACTACCCCTACCTGGCGGGCAAGATTGGCGAGGACATCGTCACCGCCAGCGGCACGACCCTGCTGGGCGCCGACGATAAGGCCGGCGTGGCGATTGTGATGGTTATGGCGCGCCACCTGCTCGAAAACTCCTCCATTCCCCACGGCCCCATCCGCGTCTGCTTCACCCCCGATGAAGAGATCGGGCGCGGGGTGCATCCCAACCTGCCGGGGGATCTGCAGGCCGACGTGGCCTACACCCTCGACGGCGCGCACCTGGGCGAAGTGGTCTACGAGACCTTCTCGGCCGACGCGGCCCGCGTGCGGGTTCAGGGCGTGCCGATCCACCCTGGCTGGGCTAAGGGCAAACTGGTCAACGCCCTGCATCTGGCGGCCAGAATCGTTGACATGCTTCCCAAGACGCGCCTCACTCCAGAGACCACCGAAGGGCGCGAGGGCTTTCTGTTTGTCAGCGATTTGCACGGAAACGCGGCCGAGGCGACCATTGAGGTGGCGCTGCGCGATTTTGAACTGGACGGCCTGCGGGCCCATGGCGAGCTGCTGCAAAAGATCTGCGCCGTCGTCCAGGTCTCTGAGCCGCGGGCGAAGATCACCTGCACCATCACCCCGAGCTACCGCAACATGCGCTACTGGCTCGAAAAGGACATGCGCCCGGTCGAACTGGCCCGGGAGGCCTGCCGGCAGGTGGGGGTGGAGCCGTTCTCGGTCCCGGTGCGGGGCGGCACCGACGGCTCGCGCCTGACCGAGATGGGTGTGCCGACGCCCAATCTCTTCACCGGCATGCAGGAGATTCACGGGCCGCTGGAATGGGTCAGCCTCCAGGACATGGCGCGGGCGACCGAGATGGTTATCAAGCTGGCGGAGCTGTGGTCAGCGCAGCCCAGGGCCCTGCCCGGCGCGACGCGGGCCGAACCAGCGGACTGGGTGGGCTAA